The following coding sequences are from one Microtus pennsylvanicus isolate mMicPen1 chromosome 1, mMicPen1.hap1, whole genome shotgun sequence window:
- the Ttyh3 gene encoding protein tweety homolog 3 isoform X3: MAGVSYAAPWWVNLLHRLPHFDLRWEATSSQFRPEDADYQQALLLLGAAALACLALDLLFLLFYSFWLCCRRRKTDEHLEADCCCTAWCVIIATLVCSAGIAVGFYGNGETSDGVHRATYSLRHANRTVAGVQDRVWDTAAALNRTAEPNLQTLERQLAGRQEPLRAVQRLQSLLGTLLGYTAAIPFWRNPGISLEVLAEQVDLYDWYRWLGYLGLLLLDVIICLLVLVGLIRSSKGILVGVCLLGVLALVISWGALGLELAVSVGSSDFCVDPDTFVTKMVEEHSVLSGDILQYYLACSPRATNPFQQKLSGSHKALVEMQDVVAELLRSVPKEHPATKDPLLRVQEVLNGTEVNLQHLTALVDCRSLHLDYVQALTGFCYDGVEGLIYLALFSFVTALMFSSIVCSVPHTWQQKRGPDEDGEEDNAPGPRQAHDSLYRVHMPSLYSCGSSYGSEASIPAAAHTVSNAPVTEYITPPA; the protein is encoded by the exons GCGCTACTGCTGCTGGGGGCCGCCGCCCTGGCCTGCTTGGCCCTCGACCTTCTTTTCCTGCTCTTCTATTCCTTCTGGTTATGCTGCCGGCGGCGGAAGACAGACGAACACCTAGAAGCCGACTGTTGCTGCACCGCCTGGTGCGTCATCATCGCCACGTTGgtctgcag CGCGGGCATCGCCGTGGGATTCTATGGCAACGGGGAGACCAGCGATGGTGTTCATCGAGCCACTTACTCGCTCCGCCATGCCAACCGCACAGTGGCAGGGGTCCAGGACCGC GTGTGGGATACCGCTGCAGCCCTGAACCGCACAGCAGAGCCCAACCTACAGACCCTGGAGCGGCAGCTGGCCGGGCGACAGGAGCCACTGAGGGCCGTGCAGCGGCTGCAGAGCCTTCTGGGGACACTGTTGGGCTACACTGCTGCCATCCCCTTTTGGAGGAACCCCGGCATATCACTGGAGGTGCTGGCTGAACAGGTGGACCTCTATGACTGGTACAG GTGGCTGGGGTACCTGGGCCTGCTGTTGCTTGATGTCATCatctgcctcctggtgctggtgggCCTCATCCGCAGCTCCAAGGGTATCTTGGTTGG GGTCTGCTTGCTGGGTGTCTTGGCCCTGGTCATCAGCTGGGGTGCACTGGGCTTGGAGCTGGCCGTGTCTGTG GGCTCCAGCGACTTCTGCGTAGACCCTGACACCTTTGTGACCAAGATGGTGGAGGAGCACTCAGTGCTGAGTGGGG ACATTTTGCAATACTACTTGGCTTGCTCGCCCCGTGCCACCAACCCCTTCCAACAG AAGCTGTCGGGAAGCCACAAAGCTCTGGTGGAAATGCAGGATGTCGTGGCCGAGCTGCTGAGGAGTGTCCCGAAGGAGCACCCAGCCACCAAG GATCCCTTGCTCCGAGTCCAGGAGGTGCTAAACGGCACGGAGGTGAATCTCCAGCACCTCACCGCCCTGGTGGACTGCCGGAGCTTGCACCTG GACTACGTGCAGGCACTGACAGGCTTCTGCTACGATGGTGTCGAGGGCCTCATCTACCTGGCCCTCTTCTCTTTCGTCACAGCCCTCATGTTCAGCTCCATCGTCTGCAGCGTTCCGCACACCTGGCAACAGAAGAG AGGCCCAGATGAGGATGGAGAAGAGGACAATGCTCCGGGGCCACGGCAGGCACACGACAGCCTTTACCGAGTGCACATGCCCAGTTTGTACAGCTGCGGCAGCAGCTACGGCAGTGAGGCCAGCATCCCAGCCGCCGCCCACACCGTCAGCAATGCGCCAGTCACCGAGTACAT